From Antedon mediterranea chromosome 9, ecAntMedi1.1, whole genome shotgun sequence, a single genomic window includes:
- the LOC140058695 gene encoding uncharacterized protein isoform X9, which translates to MAQKNKDHARSEPELILGLHDVIRAQEKTINRQQNQISHLNFMVVKLTEDRDRLTKILSRYSNDSSSSRGRKMERTIYSIREDRPTTKKVDTFDSRDALCDYDMASRTTWYIDLAQKQAPESNSRTEKGTEGTTTPKRKKKNQAAGGIVDKKGEEKQWENSPQTPFGSRTLVVSLTEEQIDKQCAQDYKSKPTKQSSVDSIRNTLPATPPNSPATLKNNERSEGPLNEHYDPDTLDYFDRTTPRRRSTRSPLRREKSFKQRRQEERIIQRSRTLSNPYELSVELYSKQVEMIEKSYGGREKAHKAAQVIQSAYRQYGMNKQFQRLRRSQSENRSSRLLSSLRCSKGWEQFSNRARVVMLGDPVNNNDLELKTPTPESLDTDVFDKEISERSKANLIKLQSLNGNTKNGDVLKKTDNKDGSPAGKKQSKTVVVTVMMTKETHRSTAEITKSENMKKRAQSVGTLEQLPVDYTNSAKLSTIPASLGEVGSMTVLPTPQIDSKKAFHSNIQRAIGLDDLSKGVDATDSAPTPMKNKARMMTLGDGQKASVGKIGHLPTRIVTSKQVFESAISRTTPSNKDIALVQQSQNEKTTKAELITIKPEHMAPSGSESSLDSLRKRDSSSSGVYSDYSTTTSESSLQKTEIQENPEVVEMSAKEKLRSKHEKSYSLPENIISDTANKLDGGVDPKKSKKRKVSKKKEKKTKDDLKKGNELPMEDVSIESDKFRGPFKRWRSRSAERRPRKLDIDTHRRLQNVDCSTDVYSRAFNLEFQGRNHSSSLPRRSGNNLIRDYYNDDLAYYSTMPARTMRRRSNTEGDIDYDLDTTRSGGKRRTHTIDYGELDKISLASTASSDFGEFDRETFLPTSSPKARVGLSTSEHLQDSDSDSDLSDSDDQCHDVTLKAEDFHELNTPSHLQSFQMTPSPVWKRKHSKMANGSLSLHKSDTRDSVSSESSGSSKLTVGDDSSVTTGSVDSLREIPVIDPIPPSMTIPNTPPRRRKYRIGLNLFNKKPEKGIKFLIENKFLENSTQEVAKFLLSRIGLSKQKIGEYLGDLQQQFNMMVLECYVEEINFQGLSIDDALRKFQSHFRMPGEAQKIERLVEAFSQRYLVCNPEIATTFNNPDTVFILAFAVIMLHTDLHSPNVKTERKMKLDDFIKNLRGIDDGQDIDKDVLRGVYERIKKEEFHPATDHVTAVQSVEQSILGNRPILSQPHRRLVCSVSLLEINDPSKREKKHFREIFLFNDMLVVTKVLARKKTGTLYNFKKSFPLHGITVLKYETPHYPFGIRLISVVDNKVLATFCALNHEDWSRFVRDLQEYVMEMNEMEDIRIGAMLQRASMKLNWKDKN; encoded by the exons AACTGAGAAAGGAACAGAAGGAACAACAACtccaaaaagaaagaaaaagaatcAAGCAGCAGGAGGAATTGTAGATAAGAAAGGAGAAGAAAAACAATGGGAGAATTCTCCTCAAACTCCGTTTGGAAGTCGTACTTTAGTCGTATCGTTGACGGAAGAACAGATTGATAAACAATGTGCTCAGGATTATAAATCAAAACCAACGAAACAATCAAGCGTCGATAGTATTCGAAACACGCTACCGGCGACCCCACCGAACAGTCCAGCAACTTTAAAGAACAACGAAAGATCAGAAGGTCCTTTGAATGAACATTACGACCCTGATACATTAGATTATTTTGATCGGACAACACCACGAAGGCGGAGCACAAGATCACCGCTACGTAGAGAAAAGTCATTCAAACAACGCCGACAGGAAGAGAGAATTATTCAACGTTCACGAACATTGTCCAATCCGTATGAACTGTCAGTGGAATTATATAGTAAGCAG GTTGAAATGATAGAGAAGAGTTATGGTGGCAGAGAAAAAGCCCACAAAGCCGCGCAAGTAATTCAAAGTGCTTACCGTCAATATGGAATGAATAAACAGTTCCAACGTTTACGAAGAAGCCAATCTGAAAATCGTTCATCACGCTTACTTTCTTCACTACGTTGCTCAAAAGGCTGGGAACAATTTAGCAATCGTGCTCGCGTTGTTATGCTCGGAGACCCGgtgaataataatgatttagAGTTAAAAACGCCAACACCAGAATCTCTTGATACAGACGTGTTTGATAAAGAAATTAGTGAACGCTCTAAAGCAAATCTTATTAAGCTGCAATCTTTGAATGGGAATACAAAAAACGGggatgttttaaaaaaaactgacAATAAAGATGGATCTCCAGCCGGCAAGAAACAGTCAAAAACAGTTGTTGTCACGGTGATGATGACAAAAGAAACACATCGATCAACAGCTGAGATAACAAAAAGCGAAAATATGAAGAAACGTGCTCAAAGTGTTGGCACTTTAGAACAATTGCCTGTTGACTACACAAACAGTGCAAAATTATCAACAATACCAGCGAGTTTAGGTGAGGTCGGCAGTATGACTGTCTTGCCAACTCCGCAAATAGACTCGAAAAAAGCCTTTCATAGTAATATACAACGGGCTATTGGCTTGGACGATTTATCTAAAGGTGTTGATGCCACGGACAGTGCACCGACACCTATGAAAAATAAAGCCAGAATGATGACCCTTGGGGATGGACAAAAAGCGAGTGTTGGCAAAATCGGACATCTGCCTACTAGAATTGTTACAAGTAAACAAGTGTTTGAATCCGCTATAAGTAGAACCACGCCTTCAAACAAAGATATTGCTTTAGTTCAGCAGTCCCAAAATGAAAAAACCACAAAAGCAGAACTTATTACAATTAAACCAGAACATATGGCCCCAAGTGGCAGCGAAAGTAGTCTTGATAGTCTGCGGAAACGTGATTCTTCTTCTTCGGGTGTTTACAGCGACTATAGTACAACAACTTCTGAAAGTTCTCTCCAGAAAACTGAAATTCAGGAGAATCCAGAAGTTGTGGAAATGTCTGCAAAAGAAAAACTAAGAAGTAAACACGAAAAATCATACAGTTTACCAGAAAATATTATTTCGGACACTGCAAATAAACTGGACGGAGGAGTAGACCCTAAAAAATCAAAGAAAAGAAAGGTGtcaaagaaaaaagaaaagaaaaccaAAGATGATTTAAAGAAAGGAAATGAACTTCCTATGGAGGATGTGAGCATAGAAAGTGATAAATTTAGAGGACCTTTTAAACGGTGGCGTAGTCGAAGTGCGGAGAGACGACCAAGGAAACTTGATATTGATACACATCGTCGATTGCAAAATGTGGACTGTTCGACAGATGTATATTCTCGCGCTTTTAATTTAGAATTTCAAGGACGAAATCATTCGTCCAGTCTGCCACGGAGATCTGGAAACAACTTAATCAGGGACTATTATAATGATGATTTAGCTTATTACTCAACAATGCCAGCTAGGACGATGAGACGGCGATCAAATACAGAAGGAGATATTGATTATGACCTTGATACCACAAGAAGTGGGGGTAAACGACGAACACACACCATTGATTATGGTGAATTGGATAAAATCTCACTGGCTTCAACCGCCAGTAGTGACTTTGGTGAATTTGACCGAGAAACATTCCTTCCAACATCGTCCCCGAAAGCGAGAGTCGGTTTATCCACGTCTGAGCATCTTCAAGATTCAGATTCCGATTCTGATTTGTCTGATTCGGATGATCAATGTCATGATGTGACCTTAAAAGCTGAAGACTTTCATGAGTTAAATACTCCGTCACATTTACAAAGTTTCCAAATGACGCCTTCACCCGTTTGGAAACGAAAACATAGCAAAATGGCAAACGGGTCTCTTAGTCTACACAAATCAGACACGCGTGATAGCGTTAGTAGCGAAAGTAGTGGTTCTTCCAAATTAACAGTCGGTGACGACTCAAGCGTGACCACGGGTAGTGTGGATAGTTTACGAGAAATTCCCGTGATTGACCCTATCCCACCATCTATGACGATACCGAATACCCCACCTAGACGTCGCAAATATAGAATTGGACTTAACTTATTTAACAA AAAACCAGAAAAGGGTATCAAATTTTTAATTGAGAATAAGTTCCTGGAGAATTCAACTCAAGAAGTGGCTAAATTTTTGCTAAGTCGCATCGGACTGAGCAAACAAAAGATTGGAGAATATTTAGGAGATTTACAACAACAATTTAACATGATGGTGCTAGA atGTTATGTTGAAGAAATCAACTTTCAAGGTCTGTCAATAGACGACGCTCTTAGAAAATTCCAGTCACATTTTCGCATGCCCGGTGAGGCCCAGAAGATTGAACGCCTTGTAGAG gcgtTTTCACAACGATACCTTGTTTGTAACCCAGAAATAGCAACCACCTTCAACAATCCTGACACAGTTTTTATTCTCGCTTTTGCTGTGATCATGCTACATACAGACCTCCACAGCCCAAATGTAAAAACAGAACGAAAAATGAAACTTGACGATTTCATCAAGAACCTCAGAGGCATCGATGACGGGCAAGACATCGACAAAGATGTCCTGCGTGGAGTGTATGAACgaataaagaaagaagaatTCCATCCTGCAACTGATCATGTGACGGCTGTACAGAGTGTTGAACAAAGCATTCTGGGTAATAGACCT ATTCTTTCTCAACCTCATCGAAGGCTAGTGTGCTCGGTGAGCCTATTAGAAATAAACGATCCCAGCAAACGTGAGAAGAAGCATTTTAGggagatatttttatttaacgaCATGCTAGTG GTAACTAAGGTATTAGCACGCAAGAAAACAGGAACATTATATAATTTCAAGAAATCTTTCCCACTTCATGGAATCACTGTATTAAAGTATGAAACGCCAC ATTATCCTTTTGGTATTCGACTTATTAGTGTTGTAGACAACAAAGTACTAGCAACATTTTGCGCATTAAATCATGAAGACTGGTCACGGTTCGTACGTGATCTACAAGAGTATGTTATGGAAATGAACGAAATGGAAGATATACGTATTGGAG CTATGTTACAAAGAGCGTCCATGAAG CTGAATTGGAAAGACAAAAATTAA
- the LOC140058695 gene encoding uncharacterized protein isoform X2, translating to MAQKNKDHARSEPELILGLHDVIRAQEKTINRQQNQISHLNFMVVKLTEDRDRLTKILSRYSNDSSSSRGRKMERTIYSIREDRPTTKKVDTFDSRAQKQAPESNSRTEKGTEGTTTPKRKKKNQAAGGIVDKKGEEKQWENSPQTPFGSRTLVVSLTEEQIDKQCAQDYKSKPTKQSSVDSIRNTLPATPPNSPATLKNNERSEGPLNEHYDPDTLDYFDRTTPRRRSTRSPLRREKSFKQRRQEERIIQRSRTLSNPYELSVELYSKQVEMIEKSYGGREKAHKAAQVIQSAYRQYGMNKQFQRLRRSQSENRSSRLLSSLRCSKGWEQFSNRARVVMLGDPVNNNDLELKTPTPESLDTDVFDKEISERSKANLIKLQSLNGNTKNGDVLKKTDNKDGSPAGKKQSKTVVVTVMMTKETHRSTAEITKSENMKKRAQSVGTLEQLPVDYTNSAKLSTIPASLGEVGSMTVLPTPQIDSKKAFHSNIQRAIGLDDLSKGVDATDSAPTPMKNKARMMTLGDGQKASVGKIGHLPTRIVTSKQVFESAISRTTPSNKDIALVQQSQNEKTTKAELITIKPEHMAPSGSESSLDSLRKRDSSSSGVYSDYSTTTSESSLQKTEIQENPEVVEMSAKEKLRSKHEKSYSLPENIISDTANKLDGGVDPKKSKKRKVSKKKEKKTKDDLKKGNELPMEDVSIESDKFRGPFKRWRSRSAERRPRKLDIDTHRRLQNVDCSTDVYSRAFNLEFQGRNHSSSLPRRSGNNLIRDYYNDDLAYYSTMPARTMRRRSNTEGDIDYDLDTTRSGGKRRTHTIDYGELDKISLASTASSDFGEFDRETFLPTSSPKARVGLSTSEHLQDSDSDSDLSDSDDQCHDVTLKAEDFHELNTPSHLQSFQMTPSPVWKRKHSKMANGSLSLHKSDTRDSVSSESSGSSKLTVGDDSSVTTGSVDSLREIPVIDPIPPSMTIPNTPPRRRKYRIGLNLFNKKPEKGIKFLIENKFLENSTQEVAKFLLSRIGLSKQKIGEYLGDLQQQFNMMVLECYVEEINFQGLSIDDALRKFQSHFRMPGEAQKIERLVEAFSQRYLVCNPEIATTFNNPDTVFILAFAVIMLHTDLHSPNVKTERKMKLDDFIKNLRGIDDGQDIDKDVLRGVYERIKKEEFHPATDHVTAVQSVEQSILGNRPILSQPHRRLVCSVSLLEINDPSKREKKHFREIFLFNDMLVVTKVLARKKTGTLYNFKKSFPLHGITVLKYETPHYPFGIRLISVVDNKVLATFCALNHEDWSRFVRDLQEYVMEMNEMEDIRIGAELERQKLMRKEQGCTADSGLGLDSESITSNNLTGSMDSLAPPEILKRTALSNSLMNLKEASEKQNHRVSASSLDGTLSMNLTIPFTGPVIKRNKSTLSGWFSKRKSTPPQLESSSHEENLSQLSK from the exons AACTGAGAAAGGAACAGAAGGAACAACAACtccaaaaagaaagaaaaagaatcAAGCAGCAGGAGGAATTGTAGATAAGAAAGGAGAAGAAAAACAATGGGAGAATTCTCCTCAAACTCCGTTTGGAAGTCGTACTTTAGTCGTATCGTTGACGGAAGAACAGATTGATAAACAATGTGCTCAGGATTATAAATCAAAACCAACGAAACAATCAAGCGTCGATAGTATTCGAAACACGCTACCGGCGACCCCACCGAACAGTCCAGCAACTTTAAAGAACAACGAAAGATCAGAAGGTCCTTTGAATGAACATTACGACCCTGATACATTAGATTATTTTGATCGGACAACACCACGAAGGCGGAGCACAAGATCACCGCTACGTAGAGAAAAGTCATTCAAACAACGCCGACAGGAAGAGAGAATTATTCAACGTTCACGAACATTGTCCAATCCGTATGAACTGTCAGTGGAATTATATAGTAAGCAG GTTGAAATGATAGAGAAGAGTTATGGTGGCAGAGAAAAAGCCCACAAAGCCGCGCAAGTAATTCAAAGTGCTTACCGTCAATATGGAATGAATAAACAGTTCCAACGTTTACGAAGAAGCCAATCTGAAAATCGTTCATCACGCTTACTTTCTTCACTACGTTGCTCAAAAGGCTGGGAACAATTTAGCAATCGTGCTCGCGTTGTTATGCTCGGAGACCCGgtgaataataatgatttagAGTTAAAAACGCCAACACCAGAATCTCTTGATACAGACGTGTTTGATAAAGAAATTAGTGAACGCTCTAAAGCAAATCTTATTAAGCTGCAATCTTTGAATGGGAATACAAAAAACGGggatgttttaaaaaaaactgacAATAAAGATGGATCTCCAGCCGGCAAGAAACAGTCAAAAACAGTTGTTGTCACGGTGATGATGACAAAAGAAACACATCGATCAACAGCTGAGATAACAAAAAGCGAAAATATGAAGAAACGTGCTCAAAGTGTTGGCACTTTAGAACAATTGCCTGTTGACTACACAAACAGTGCAAAATTATCAACAATACCAGCGAGTTTAGGTGAGGTCGGCAGTATGACTGTCTTGCCAACTCCGCAAATAGACTCGAAAAAAGCCTTTCATAGTAATATACAACGGGCTATTGGCTTGGACGATTTATCTAAAGGTGTTGATGCCACGGACAGTGCACCGACACCTATGAAAAATAAAGCCAGAATGATGACCCTTGGGGATGGACAAAAAGCGAGTGTTGGCAAAATCGGACATCTGCCTACTAGAATTGTTACAAGTAAACAAGTGTTTGAATCCGCTATAAGTAGAACCACGCCTTCAAACAAAGATATTGCTTTAGTTCAGCAGTCCCAAAATGAAAAAACCACAAAAGCAGAACTTATTACAATTAAACCAGAACATATGGCCCCAAGTGGCAGCGAAAGTAGTCTTGATAGTCTGCGGAAACGTGATTCTTCTTCTTCGGGTGTTTACAGCGACTATAGTACAACAACTTCTGAAAGTTCTCTCCAGAAAACTGAAATTCAGGAGAATCCAGAAGTTGTGGAAATGTCTGCAAAAGAAAAACTAAGAAGTAAACACGAAAAATCATACAGTTTACCAGAAAATATTATTTCGGACACTGCAAATAAACTGGACGGAGGAGTAGACCCTAAAAAATCAAAGAAAAGAAAGGTGtcaaagaaaaaagaaaagaaaaccaAAGATGATTTAAAGAAAGGAAATGAACTTCCTATGGAGGATGTGAGCATAGAAAGTGATAAATTTAGAGGACCTTTTAAACGGTGGCGTAGTCGAAGTGCGGAGAGACGACCAAGGAAACTTGATATTGATACACATCGTCGATTGCAAAATGTGGACTGTTCGACAGATGTATATTCTCGCGCTTTTAATTTAGAATTTCAAGGACGAAATCATTCGTCCAGTCTGCCACGGAGATCTGGAAACAACTTAATCAGGGACTATTATAATGATGATTTAGCTTATTACTCAACAATGCCAGCTAGGACGATGAGACGGCGATCAAATACAGAAGGAGATATTGATTATGACCTTGATACCACAAGAAGTGGGGGTAAACGACGAACACACACCATTGATTATGGTGAATTGGATAAAATCTCACTGGCTTCAACCGCCAGTAGTGACTTTGGTGAATTTGACCGAGAAACATTCCTTCCAACATCGTCCCCGAAAGCGAGAGTCGGTTTATCCACGTCTGAGCATCTTCAAGATTCAGATTCCGATTCTGATTTGTCTGATTCGGATGATCAATGTCATGATGTGACCTTAAAAGCTGAAGACTTTCATGAGTTAAATACTCCGTCACATTTACAAAGTTTCCAAATGACGCCTTCACCCGTTTGGAAACGAAAACATAGCAAAATGGCAAACGGGTCTCTTAGTCTACACAAATCAGACACGCGTGATAGCGTTAGTAGCGAAAGTAGTGGTTCTTCCAAATTAACAGTCGGTGACGACTCAAGCGTGACCACGGGTAGTGTGGATAGTTTACGAGAAATTCCCGTGATTGACCCTATCCCACCATCTATGACGATACCGAATACCCCACCTAGACGTCGCAAATATAGAATTGGACTTAACTTATTTAACAA AAAACCAGAAAAGGGTATCAAATTTTTAATTGAGAATAAGTTCCTGGAGAATTCAACTCAAGAAGTGGCTAAATTTTTGCTAAGTCGCATCGGACTGAGCAAACAAAAGATTGGAGAATATTTAGGAGATTTACAACAACAATTTAACATGATGGTGCTAGA atGTTATGTTGAAGAAATCAACTTTCAAGGTCTGTCAATAGACGACGCTCTTAGAAAATTCCAGTCACATTTTCGCATGCCCGGTGAGGCCCAGAAGATTGAACGCCTTGTAGAG gcgtTTTCACAACGATACCTTGTTTGTAACCCAGAAATAGCAACCACCTTCAACAATCCTGACACAGTTTTTATTCTCGCTTTTGCTGTGATCATGCTACATACAGACCTCCACAGCCCAAATGTAAAAACAGAACGAAAAATGAAACTTGACGATTTCATCAAGAACCTCAGAGGCATCGATGACGGGCAAGACATCGACAAAGATGTCCTGCGTGGAGTGTATGAACgaataaagaaagaagaatTCCATCCTGCAACTGATCATGTGACGGCTGTACAGAGTGTTGAACAAAGCATTCTGGGTAATAGACCT ATTCTTTCTCAACCTCATCGAAGGCTAGTGTGCTCGGTGAGCCTATTAGAAATAAACGATCCCAGCAAACGTGAGAAGAAGCATTTTAGggagatatttttatttaacgaCATGCTAGTG GTAACTAAGGTATTAGCACGCAAGAAAACAGGAACATTATATAATTTCAAGAAATCTTTCCCACTTCATGGAATCACTGTATTAAAGTATGAAACGCCAC ATTATCCTTTTGGTATTCGACTTATTAGTGTTGTAGACAACAAAGTACTAGCAACATTTTGCGCATTAAATCATGAAGACTGGTCACGGTTCGTACGTGATCTACAAGAGTATGTTATGGAAATGAACGAAATGGAAGATATACGTATTGGAG CTGAATTGGAAAGACAAAAATTAATGCGTAAAGAACAAGGCTGTACTGCAGACTCGGGCCTAGGCCTGGACTCGGAGAGCATAACAAGTAATAATTTAACTGGTAGCATGGACTCATTAGCGCCTCCTGAAATTTTGAAAAGAACCGCCCTGTCTAATTCCCTAATGAACCTCAAGGAAGCATCAG agaAGCAGAACCATCGAGTGAGTGCAAGTTCTCTGGATGGAACTTTG TCAATGAACCTAACGATTCCATTTACCGGCCCCGTAATTAAACGCAACAAATCAACATTATCGGGATGGTTCAGTAAACGCAAGAGTACCCCGCCGCAACTAGAAAGCAGCTCTCATGAGGAAAATCTTTCGCAACTTTCAAAATAA